From the Solanum pennellii chromosome 4, SPENNV200 genome, one window contains:
- the LOC107017261 gene encoding WAT1-related protein At1g43650-like → MVLKKYQPYLAMLFIQILYAGMALFSKASISNGMNPYIFVVYRQAFATLSLAPFAIFLESSKTTSLSFTLLVKIFFTSLFGITLSLNLCYISLSYISATFASASTNTIPVITFILALCFGMESICYKQRHGIAKIMGAIVCVGGASMYAFVNGPPIYLESHKKVDYQTSIGTSKGEWIKGSLIMFLANTMWSLWLILQGPIMKEYPAKLRLTTLQCFFSCIQSAIWAISVKRDIAAWKLGFNFNLLSVAYCGVMVTGVSYWLIAWVIDIKGPVFIAIFTPVSLIFTAFFSSIFWNETPHLGSVCGAILLVIGLYGVLWGKQKEAKCKETSQYNGEITNI, encoded by the exons atggTTTTGAAGAAATATCAACCCTACTTGGCAATGCTTTTCATACAAATATTATATGCAGGCATGGCTTTGTTCTCTAAAGCTTCTATCTCCAATGGCATGAACCCTTACATATTTGTTGTTTATAGACAAGCATTTGCAACCCTATCCTTGGCTCCCTTCGCGATTTTCCTCGAAAG TAGCAAGACAACTTCTCTTTCATTCACCTTACTAGTGAAGATATTCTTTACATCCTTATTTGG GATTACCTTGAGCTTGAATCTATGCTATATTTCATTAAGTTACATATCGGCAACATTTGCATCTGCAAGCACAAACACAATTCCTGTTATTACCTTCATTTTGGCTTTATGCTTCGG GATGGAGAGCATTTGTTACAAGCAAAGGCATGGAATAGCTAAGATTATGGGTGCAATTGTGTGTGTTGGTGGGGCTTCAATGTATGCTTTTGTAAATGGACCTCCTATATATCTAGAAAGCCACAAAAAAGTAGATTATCAAACTTCAATTGGCACCTCTAAAGGGGAATGGATTAAAGGTTCTCTTATCATGTTTTTAGCCAACACAATGTGGTCATTGTGGCTTATTCTCCAG GGTCCAATTATGAAAGAATATCCAGCAAAATTAAGGCTAACAACTCTTCAATGCTTCTTTAGCTGTATTCAATCAGCAATTTGGGCTATTTCAGTAAAGAGGGACATTGCTGCATGGAAATTAGGTTTCAATTTCAATCTTCTCTCTGTGGCTTATTGT GGTGTGATGGTCACTGGGGTGTCATATTGGCTAATAGCATGGGTAATTGACATAAAAGGACCAGTTTTTATTGCTATATTTACTCCAGTATCTCTAATATTTACTGCCTTCTTTTCATCtatcttttggaacgagactcctCATTTGGGAAG TGTTTGTGGAGCAATATTGCTAGTGATAGGACTTTATGGTGTTTTGTGGGGTAaacaaaaagaagcaaaatGCAAAGAGACAAGTCAATACAATGGAGAAATTACCAACATATAG